The Crassostrea angulata isolate pt1a10 chromosome 1, ASM2561291v2, whole genome shotgun sequence nucleotide sequence GTTGGAATTCGTCACTGTCTCGTTCGGTCCACGCAGACCATCCGCAATCCTCAGCCGGTGAGCAGTATTCAACCAAATATCCCAGTAAGTAGATGCATAAAATTCTCagattaaatatgaaaagatGCGACATCTTACATCCTACGACTTTGCATGTTTCCAGTTGTTTTGATAGAACCGAATACCCTAACAACACTTGACGTTTGAAGTTAAATTAATTTCCACAATACtataaatacttcttattttgagatttttcaaatatatatatatatatatatatatatatatatatatatatatatatatatatatatatatatatatatatataggagtGTTTGTAACAATATAACTGGTGAAAAATGAGGTTCATTCAGATGAATGTCTACAAGGAAGGAAATGGGTACAGTAATTAAAAGCTGAAGTAATGGACTGACCGTATTGACCAACAGACATTCGCCTCTGACCGAGtcaattgttaaaattattcaaaactttatttgtttACTATTGCATATtaataagttaatattaataatttcgtTGTTGCAAGCTCTTCAGAGAATTTTCGTATAATGACAGGGTTGGAGCGGAAATAAGATACTGATGATATAAGATATAAGCTACACCGACCCGATATTACCACCACCTATGATAAGGGAAGAGCAGTGTTCATTTCAtctacattaaaagaaaaaaaatcataaacacGTGTCTACGTGtactttttatttgtattgtatagtGTAGCATCAATAATGCCACCGTTTtgtgaagaaatttttttataaaataaacaataaaaatacatgttacCTCATATACTTCATTAACATTCACGGTGTCTTATAGCGTAGAAGAGTATATTACATCGCAAGCTTCTATTATTGGTATGTCGCGGTCATACTAGTAATTGGGTGTTTtacaatgaaaacaataatgtttGTCTAAGTTacactttgattttattttgatcacTATTACTCTTGATTTTTCCCAATTCTATCCAAAATACTGTGCGTACATTTTTCTTCAACCTAATCATCTGCCAAAATACGACATCAAATATCACAAAAACGTCAAATGAATTCCAAAATGGTAAATGGTTAATTTTACTAGAGGTTGCAAAATTGACGTGTATGTTTCAGTGGCAATGGTGACCTTTCACCATTTGGTCTGTTGCAGATCGTGAAAATTACATTATTGACCCAATTGTAGAGTAATTCTCACACTGTCATTAACCTGTGTCAAGTTATGTGTATTGAGATCATTCAAACACTCAGCTGATGCTCGTTCCAAAGGCACATGTGTATATGAAAAGTGCGGCACACATGTACCTTTAACTCTGCAGATTAAAATACCCTTTTGAAGGAACCGCTTACTAGATGCACTTGATATGTTGTCGTTGATTTCCACATTTGTATTTCCGTGTTTGAGTGATGTAAAAAAAGGTTCAATTCTGTGACGAGGAAGTACCAAGAGGTGACTGATATCATAACGTGTGATATTTATGTTTGTATACAAACATGCAGATAAAAGCAGACCAAAGGCGAGGCGATTCTAAAATACCAAAATTGATGATATCAAAACTATGCCTAAAAACCTTGATTCTTTAAGTATATAGCTAGAGGATAAAAGAGAATTTTGAAtctgaatgataattttttggTATGATCTGAATCTTAAACTATTTATTATCACCaaaaattaaatgacctttacTTTTTCAGAGTAAAGATGCTATTTCTCATAAAAACTCTATTTACTTTATTACAACTACAAGtttcatttaacaatgaaaatatgaaagttTTAGCCAGACGAATCAAAACTTCTTTACGCCATTGCTAACCTTAGAATGCTGCTGATTGCTGTAATGACACGAGCACtgtctttattttaataaaataagaacagtttatttatttttgttaatgtttCTCCGTGTAGCACCGTACCAAATTTGCCTCTCGTGCCAGAAAGCAGCCCAGCAAGAAAGACGATGAAAGCAACTAGTGACATGAGAGGGATCGATGGTTGTGGTCATGTTGCCAATTTCAGACTATTAAAATTTCCTAAGAAGAAGAGATCTGAAGTAAGACAtagaaaaatgatatattttaaagcataaaatttggattttgttattttgttctTTACTAAATGtaagtaaatggacaaaaatatcGTTTGTTGAAGTTTATGGTATATCTGATTGTTAAATTGTCCACTATGCAGCCTCCTTGGTATAGCGGAAATCAGTCAAAGATATGATGTAATTCCACGACACATCAACCAACTAAATCTAATAAGACTGAAAAATTAACGACATTTGTTGTGCTGATCAAAGTCatgcatattttcaaaaatttgaaacttAGTATATATTTCGACATTTCCTTATCAGATTTAAAGGccttatttcaattcattttttcaccagataaaaaaattgtgaattattTTGAGATTGTATCTCCGAAAGGCATTGGGATTGCTGTGGCACATAGATTTACGTGGTGTTTGACTGTTGACAGAACGGCTGTATCTAGGACACTTATAAACACCTATTGGGTGTCTTCGTACATTGTCATACTGCATGTACTCGATAGGTTAGTCAATTAGGATGGTCGATGGTGATTCAACTATGCCCTAAGCAGCAGTTTTATTACCCTACCATACAATTTGTAAACTATATATTTGAGAAGATGAAGAAACTTGACTGTGTTTTAAAACCACTCCTCTAAAAATGGGACGGTGCATTTCAAGTACCTCCAAAATTTTAGCAACTCCAAGTCACCAGTTTTGAAACCTTTTAAGATATCTAaatgattgaataaatatttacacaatTCTATAAATATCAATTGCTTTAATTTTGAGAGCTGTCAAAACTAGAGAGGAAGAACCAATGGGATAATGGTATTACGCAACGTTATGTTTGTGTAATACGCAAAAGATTTTGGAATTTGTtcgaaaatgattaattaaactattaaaatacaataaattattTCTCTTAAATGCAGGCAAAAAACAGcaattaattttaatacatgtgaAGGGCATGAATCATCGGTGattttgaataaacaaaaatggCTATgacttctatttttttaaagcatatttttaaattcttttattgtttcttaTTTTGATCAATCATTTATACAataacagatatatatatatatgttcaaacactatatatttatcatataattaaAGGCGATGATCTGACTGAACACAGTTAGCAATCAACTCATTGGAAACAATGTTGAAATACTTTACATGccaaaaaaaagaacaatgataggtcaataaaatattaaatacattgtTTGGGCAGAACACCTAAAACAGACTAAATCACCGGGTCATCTAATTGATGTAACAATTGAGTTTTTATGGCAAAACAGCTATGTTGATGCATGGAACATTTGaagtttcaaatatttacaattcAAATATATACAGTCAAGCTTagtttttgcaattaaaatgttaatgatATGCAATTAAACACAAAATTAGGTCCTCATTGTTACAATGTTTTAATGATTACTACCAGTATCTTACTGTAGATTTGAAAGAGGAGTCAGAGACAGTGTGTTCCTTGTTTGGAGGAAAACAACCAAGCACCGATTGATATAAACTCTCGAAGTGCAACATGTACTGAAGAGTTGTGAGAGAACAACCAGTGCCaatataaaacagaaaaatgtggggggggggggggggttcagtTTCAGAAAACCATGAAGGATGGTGTGTTGATAACTTCGGATGTGTTTTCCTCTTCGTTTAATCAAACTTCTACAACTATGACCACACTGGGAAATTCCAGATAAAAAATAGCTAACACATAAGCTCTTAGCGGGAAACTTTTCTCCTACTTTTTGGTATCTTCTTCAAAACTTCATTCAACTGTTTCCTGATATCTTGGTTTGGTTTTGTATATCCCGACGACGTCAGACTATCAGAGAGTAAACTTCTCCCTCCTCCCTCGACCACATCAATGTAAGAATGTGACGTAGAAGTGGAATCCATGGATCCAGTGTTTTCTTGGTGGCCATTTGCCATTTTCTCGAAAATTACTTGCATTTTTGCACTTTGCATCACTGCAGAGTTTTCATCCAACTGTTCGTCATCGATGAACGAAGGAGACTGACTTTCTGTCATAAATGATGTGTTCATGTAGTTGCATTCGTTCAACCTATCGTATGTCGAATCTCCAGATGAGATAATCGACCGTATTTTCGGTATTGCATACCCAGAAGATGTTGTACTTCTAGTACGTTCACTACGTTGTCGGGAACGAAACTCCATCTCACTCAGTGCATCATAGGAACAAGAGTCCCGTTTAATTACCGAtgttctgtaaaaaaaaaatcaaaacagttGGTTTCCCTGCAATATATATGctatattattatttcaaatatgtaATGCGTTCACgaatgtattttttaagaaatgtatactaaagtttgaaaaatataatttaattggCTAACTGACAAATAAAACGACCGACAGACAAATAGAAAGACctacagaaaatatttttttctacctCCTGTCAAGGACATGGTGTTTCAAGGACACATATTGATGAAGACATTTTCCATTTGATAGGCATTAAATGAAGATAATACAAGTTTCCAGTATTTCTTataaattgtattattttatcactCACGAAAATAGCAAATACTCCGTGCAAACATACTCAAAGGAAACGTGTgcccaaaaaattattttaagacaaTCGTACCTTTTCTTACATTGAATACACAACATCGTGGATACCCCAATAAGGGCTAATGAAAGGGCTCCAATGATGatgttttttaacatttctgtAATAAAGGCATGTATACAAATTAGAATGAATGAAATCTATAGATCTTTATATCCACAATACTACAGAGGctttcaattaaatttaattcaaactaGAGTATACACAATTTATCTAACATTCTGAGCGAGATATAACGTGCaagtaaaggactatatatgatgtgggcctaaaatggccccctaaaatgaacatcagtttactgtaattctttttttttctttgtacatatatatatttgtgatGTTTctacataattttcattttgattcaagtgcccacaatttagaaatatgacatcgtaaagacaacctttacccgccatttttgcatttttagcatcaaacagcttgttttcaagcagtttttcttttagaaaacatagagcgcatcattgaacaaacaaaatcaaagatgtatctagccaagactaaaaAGTGACAGAAAAAGTTTCCTTGTTCATAGCATGcactctatatttcccattcgtaaaaagataagaaaaatgtcaatttttgactgattttgactaaattatagaaatagcgtcacttttgacgtcatatactgccagtgagtgcaaataaataggtgaaaaatacattttatatcaattcttCTAAacaataacataacattttattgtacccgaaacactttaaaaatggcaagttatgggggccaaatttaactcatatcatatatagttcttttatTTAATCTAATAATTCTCCTACCAATCAGTTTTGTTTGGTTAAGTTTTGGATTTCTGTCCCGAGTTGAAATTTCTGTGTCACTGATTACAATGGGAATTTCTGGTGTCTCCCTAGTTTCGATTGGAACCTCTGACGCTAAATCAATTGTTGGTTCATATGAATGGTAGAGACCGGGGGTGGCTGCAGTCTTCGGACATCTATATATTACAATTGGTAGTTTGTTTTGTCTTTCATGCTCTGTAactaaagaaattgaaaattaaatatgtCTATTtcgaaaatatatattgtttctaACTTTCTAATCATATTGCTTTATTATCCAACTAACCTTCAATATATTCATCTAAGAAGAAACTTGCATTCATTTCTAGCCGTTAAAACGGACTAATGTAACATGCTTTTCAAACTTGAACgccttttaaagcaaaataaaataaatacccatcttgtgtaaacaaaaagtaaaatatataattatccaATCAgcactggaaaaaaaaataagcaaaactGCTATTCCCCAAAATAGGGAAAAGGCACGAGACTACAAATGAACATTGATAACTTAATATTGAATCTGATGCACTGCAAGCAACTCGAAAACGTAAACAGTGCTCAACAAAAATATCATCTTTGATCCAAAAACAACTGTATCCTAAGAAAAGAAGTCCAAATATTATAGATTCTCACCATTAGGTATATCATAGAATCTGTGATTGCAATGTCGAGTTTCTATTTGGAGACTACCGTTGCCGCAATCCTTCACACGGTGTTGCATGTTATCACTGTCCAAATCTGTCCATGTAGACCAATCACAGTCGTCAGCCTGTGAGCAGTAGTGTCCAAATAGAATCAGACAAAGAAGCAGCAGTTGGAAGACAAATTGGTGAGACATTTCATCAGCTAAGCAGCATAAAGATCTGTTGATATTTTGGAATAATCAGAAAAACCTCGAAATCACAATAACTCTAAATTGGTCGCTCGACTCTAAAATATTGATTTCCGATATGGTGTTATGGCTCAGGACTTCCtgtcagaaatttttttttcaaacaagagtatttatattccatatatagttaattttttttaaagctattaTGTAGAAATAGCTTtaagaatatataatatttttctacAAATGCACCAATCACCTATTAtgtcatatatgtacatatgttgtgaaatgaaaaattcaataaaaaaatgttttttaatttcatgaaaataaaacacgTATTTGCCATTATTAAGAGCGTCACATGTTTTCACTTCAACACTAATTGATAATGGTTTAGAATTTGAATGGTGCCGACTGTACTTTagatcaaattttaataacGAAAACTATTTTTGAGGAAAACGGAAGGAAATCAGAGTGTGAACAATTATGAATTAATTCTTTGCATGtcaaatgcattttcaaaaatatatttctctCAGTTTATATGAGTTTGTTAGTGAAAATATCAGTGAATTTTCCCCCAAAGTGGACCCATATCGGTTTATCATTTAAGAAATTGTTATAATACCATTAGAACTCTAAGGTAGTTTGGTTCCTACACACTGCCATTTCTGctgtgaatttaatttttaaaaaagtcaagCAAGTAAAACCTCAATCTAACGTTAAATGAAATGGCTTAAAACAGCgcttttttttcaatgcatattttaatctatacacatgtatttatacaattCAGGTAGATCTGATCATgaacatgtgtgtgtgtgtgtgctttAACTCATTAAAATAGGCGTATATTATCCAATAAAGGATTAGAGGGTAAAAAATAGGAatttatttctttcatttatcTCAAACTGATTTGACCGAGTTTCTGAGAAAAGTTTATAAGTCACAAAGCTAATTGATAAAACAAATTTCTCAGCATCATTCTTTAGATAACACCATGTTTAGCTTTGAAGTTAAACACGTTATGAAAAGCTCCATATTACATGCAAGTGGTATTGTGAAAGCAATATGATACAAAAACAATGATAGGTCCTCTGTagcaacgcactttgaacaattttttcaaagtgcgtaaaatCCTTTGTcaattatgttttataaaagtcgaaaaatatatgtatacatgtgaggaaagttgattttaatcaaaacacaGTACAATATgatgcatgtattttattaaagatgaaaaatacattttcttgttATTTGGTTTAAGAAAATCATTCCGATAATGTTGAGTAAAATGGCTGTCAAACACTTGTTTCAGGTCTGTGAATAtaccaaaaaagaaaatacataatTCTATTATCAGTAGTCGGCCATAACAATATCCCAGAttcaaaaaagatatttatactTATCATACTATAGATACCAATCAtggtatatgtatattataatcataaaaattaaatgattgaattcagataattatgttttaaaacaaacagaATAATTAGATATCACACAATATTAAAGTATAAAATTGAGAAACAATTACAAAATCAAATAGaatcaattcatttaaaaataatgttatactGCATTACATCGGACATACGAAGTTCCTTTATTAGAACAATCTTCAGACTATGAAAGAAAGATGAGGTTATTCTTACAGTCATTTTATACGTGACAATcgtatatataacaaattcagCCAATCGGTCATCACCTATGCATGACAGAAGATGATACGTTGTTAATGGGTTAGACTTATAATGGTAATCATTAATTTAACGACTATGAAAAAATGTTTGGACAGTTCTTAAGTGTTTAGCAGTGATGTGGAATACTATGGTGACATCAGGTCAGAGCAAGATCAACTACTTTGAACAACCATGTACTTTTGGTCTCTCGCGAAAACTTTTTTCGAGCCATGTCGCCGCAAAAATTACTCGCCGTGAACCAGTTGTAAAATGTTTCGACATTTTAGAGTACGTTCAAGATAATCACCATTCTTGATAACGAAAATTACTCGCCGTGAACCAGTCGAAAAATGTTTCGACATTTTAGAGTACGTTCAAGATAATCACCATTCTTGATCACGAAAATTAGTTGCTGCTAACCAATTAGTAAAAGTTAGTTAACAGCGTTTCGTAAACTATGACGGAAGACTGGTTACAAATGTTTGGTCCTTTTGGAAAAGAACGCGGCTGTCAAGACAAAGGGCTAATAAGTCATGGAAGACATTGCAAGACAAATCCCAGTGTAAAATTAGAATTCAACAGgtgatttgatttaaatttcgtCCCCTTGAAAGTAAGTTTAAATGGTATTCAACTCATGCTAAGACATCTACTGGGTTACACTTTTCTTTTTCGGTATTTTCAATACTTCCTTCAATTGCATTAAAACATCTTGACTTGGTTTTGAATATCCTGATGACGTCATGCTATCAGAATGGAAAGCCCCTGCTTCCGCAAGCTCGCCGATGACGTCAATATATGAATGCAGGGTAGATGATTTTTTGCTTCCAATTTTCTTTTGGTGACTGTTTAATatattcttgaaattttctgaaGGGGGTGTTTGCATCTGGTCATAGTTGAGATACATAGCCTTTTGTTCCAGTTCATCCACATCTAtgtatgattgagattttctgaACGATTCTGCATTCTCATAGTCGCACTCATTTGCCACATTATCATATATTGGATCTTCGGGTACTGCTGATCTTGTAGAAACAGAAATAGCTCTTCGTAAGACATCCATATTTTCTTGTAGAGGTAAATCAATGTCACTTAATAGAGAAGAAATTGAATCATATGTCTCTTTTCTTTTCCAGAGTTCTGtgagaataaataaatatgaatttttttcattcaaaagagAACCACCttccaaaaaaatcaaatgatacaCATGAATGCATTGATTGTTATTCAGAGACAAATAGAGCAGaattgtagtaaaaaaaaaaaatataaatattaagacTTTTTCCTAAGAAGAAGAGATCTGAagtaagatatagaaaaatgacatatttaatggacaaaaatattgtttgttgaAGTTTATGACATATCTgattgttaatttgttgactatGCAGCCTTCTTGATATAGCGGAAATCATTCAAACATTGGATGTAATTCAATGATGTATCAACCAACTAAATCTAATATGACTGTAAATTTAACGATATTTTTGTGCTGATCAAAGTCATAAGtatatattcaaaaattggaaacTAAGTATATATTTCGACATTTCCTTATCAAATATAAAGGCccaatttcaattcattttttttaaccagataaaaaaattgtgaactATTTTGAGATTGTTTCTCCGAAAGGCACTGGGATTGCTGTGGCACATAGATTTTCATGGTGTTTAGCTGTTGACAGAACGGCTGTATCTAGGACACTTGTAAACATCTATTGGTGTCTTCGTACATTGTCTTACTGCATGGACTCGGTAGGTTAGTCGATTAGGATGGTCGATGGTAATTCAATTATCCAGTGATTAAGATAACTTATTCGAATTAACGTGCATGCCCAAAGGAgcaagtggtttttttttttttacctttctaTGCATTTTGAAAACTATTGATTTGAGAAGATGAAGAAATTTCACATTGTTTTCAAGAATTTCAGAAATGCGTACATCCAAAGTTTTAGCAACTCAAAATATAACCAGTTTTGAAaccttttaaaatatctaattgATTGAATAAACATTTCCACAATTCTATAGATATCAATTGCTTTTAAAGAGCTGtcaaaaactatcaaaaatagagagaaagaaccaATGGGTAATAGTACTAAACAACGCTATATTTGTGTAAAAATACACTAAAGATTTtggaatttgtttgaaaatgattgaaaattttcaaaacttcggaaatacaatacattattatattgaaTCCAGGCAAAAGTTTCAATTTAATCAACATGAGAGGCGGTTAGGATCATCAGCGATTATGAATTAACAACAATGGCCATgacttttgggtttttttaaagcatactctctaaatcttttaatatttcttattttgatCAATCATTAATACAATTACAGAGATAATCAACAAAAAACTagtattttcattaataaatgttcaaacacaatatatttatcatataaataaagaCGATGCACCGACTGAACACAGTTGGCAATCAACTCATTGGAAACAATGCTAAAATACTTTacatctaaaaagaaaaaagaaacaatgaCAGGTcgataaaatattgaatatattgtTTTAGCAGAACACTTTAAAGAGAGTGTATCACCTGGTAATCTAATTGATGTAACAATTGACTTTTTAAGGCAAAACAGCTATGTTGACGCTTTGAACATTTGTAATTTCAAATAGTTACAATACAAGTATATACAATCAAGCTTAATTTTGCAATTATAATGTTAGTGAATTGCATTTGCATTCCATATTGTTACCATGCTTCATTTATTACTACCTGTATCTTGCTGTAGATTTGAAACTCATAACAGGGAAGAGGAGTCAGATAGTTTATGTTACCTAGCTCCGTTTGACATAAACTCTCGAAGAGCAACATGTACTGAAGAGTCGTGAGAGAATGACCAGtctcaaatttaaaacagaaaaaaatatggttttttCAGTTTCATAAAATCATGAAGGATGGTGTGTTGACAACTTGAATGTTTCCCTCTTCGTTTTATATAACCTCTACAACTCTGACAACACTGGGAAATTCCAGATCAAAATAGCTAACACATAAGCTTTTAGCGGGAAACATTACGCCTACTTTTAGGTATCTTCTTGAAAACTTCATTCAACTAATTCCTGATATCTTGGTTTGGTTTTGAATATCCCGACAACGTCAGAGCATACCTCTCCCTCCTTCTTTGACCACGTCAATGTAAGAATGTGACGTAGGAGTGGAATCCATGAATCCGGTGTTTCCTTGGTGGCCATTTGCCATTTTCTCGAAAATTACCTGCATGTTTGCATTTTGCACCACTGCAGAGTTTTCATCCAACTGTTCGTCATCGATGAACGACGGATACTGCCTTTCTGTCATAAATGATGTATTCATGTAGTTGCATTTTGTCAACCTATTGTCTCTCGAATCATCAGATGAGATTATTGACCTTATTTTCGGTATTGCATACCCAGAAGATGTTGTACTTCTTACACGTTCTTTACGTTGCCGGGAACGAAACTCCATCTCACTCAGTGCATCATAGGAACATGAGGCCCGTTTAATTACCGATGTtctgtaaaaattcaaaacagttGATTTTCCACAATAAATATGctatataattatttcaaatatatcatgCACCCACGAATGTATTTTTGAAGAAATGTATACtaaagtttaaaagatataattcAATTGGCTATATTTAAGTAATTGACAAACAAAACGACGAACAGACAAATAGACAGACCtacatcaaacattttttctacCTTCTGTCAAGAACATAGATATCGATGAAGACATTCTCCATTTGATAGGCATTAAATGaaggttataaaagtttttagtaTTTCTTATTAATTGCATGAACTTATCACTTATGAAAATAGCAAGTACTCCGTAtacacttatttaaaggaaactttaagaaaagaaaagaaaactattatttaaagaaaatgtaccttttcTTACATTGAATACACAACATCGTGGATACCCCAATAAGGGCAAATGAAAGGGCTCCAATGATGatgttttttaacatttctgtaataaacgcatgtatacaaattaaaatgaatgaaattataGATCTTTACATCCACAATACAAAATGgctttcaattaattttaattcaaactaGAGTATAAACAATTTATCTAACATTCTGAGCGAGATATTACgtgcaaataaattttatttaatctaaTAATTCCCCTACCAGTCAGTTTTGTTTGGTTCAGTTTTGGATTTTTGTCGCAAGTTGAAATTTCTGTGCCACTGATTACAATGGGAATTTCTGCTGTATCTCTAGTTTCAATTGGAACCTCTGACGCTAAATCAATTTTTGGTTCATATGAATGGTAGATACCAGGGGTGGTTGCAGTCTTTGGACACCTATATATTACAATTGGtaaatttttttgtctttcaTGCTCTGCAactaaagaaattgaaatttgtttaaacaatatttatttatttttttgtaaattgcatCATACATATTTATTGGCAGTACATAGAAGATTGAGAAACATACCAAAAGGCTTATGTTAATCTCGCTCTCGAATGAGAGGTgggtaaaattttcaattacaatAACATTGCACATAAACATTGATTAGGAAAAATGTaggggaaagaaaaaaaagaaaatgaa carries:
- the LOC128157817 gene encoding uncharacterized protein LOC128157817 isoform X1 translates to MSHQFVFQLLLLCLILFGHYCSQADDCDWSTWTDLDSDNMQHRVKDCGNGSLQIETRHCNHRFYDIPNVTEHERQNKLPIVIYRCPKTAATPGLYHSYEPTIDLASEVPIETRETPEIPIVISDTEISTRDRNPKLNQTKLIEMLKNIIIGALSLALIGVSTMLCIQCKKRTSVIKRDSCSYDALSEMEFRSRQRSERTRSTTSSGYAIPKIRSIISSGDSTYDRLNECNYMNTSFMTESQSPSFIDDEQLDENSAVMQSAKMQVIFEKMANGHQENTGSMDSTSTSHSYIDVVEGGGRSLLSDSLTSSGYTKPNQDIRKQLNEVLKKIPKSRRKVSR
- the LOC128157817 gene encoding uncharacterized protein LOC128157817 isoform X2, whose protein sequence is MSHQFVFQLLLLCLILFGHYCSQADDCDWSTWTDLDSDNMQHRVKDCGNGSLQIETRHCNHRFYDIPNEHERQNKLPIVIYRCPKTAATPGLYHSYEPTIDLASEVPIETRETPEIPIVISDTEISTRDRNPKLNQTKLIEMLKNIIIGALSLALIGVSTMLCIQCKKRTSVIKRDSCSYDALSEMEFRSRQRSERTRSTTSSGYAIPKIRSIISSGDSTYDRLNECNYMNTSFMTESQSPSFIDDEQLDENSAVMQSAKMQVIFEKMANGHQENTGSMDSTSTSHSYIDVVEGGGRSLLSDSLTSSGYTKPNQDIRKQLNEVLKKIPKSRRKVSR
- the LOC128157829 gene encoding uncharacterized protein LOC128157829; amino-acid sequence: MSHQFVFQLLPLCLFLFGHYCLPADDCEWSTWTDLDMDNMLHRIKDCGNGSFQIESLHCKKRFYDIPDVAEHERQKNLPIVIYRCPKTATTPGIYHSYEPKIDLASEVPIETRDTAEIPIVISGTEISTCDKNPKLNQTKLTEMLKNIIIGALSFALIGVSTMLCIQCKKRTSVIKRASCSYDALSEMEFRSRQRKERVRSTTSSGYAIPKIRSIISSDDSRDNRLTKCNYMNTSFMTERQYPSFIDDEQLDENSAVVQNANMQVIFEKMANGHQGNTGFMDSTPTSHSYIDVVKEGGRGML